From Geotalea uraniireducens Rf4:
AGGCCATGGAACTCCTGACCGGATACAGCTGGCCGGGAAATGGGCGCGAGGTCAGAAATGTCATCGAATCGGCCATGATTTGCGGCGGTTCTTCCATTTCCGTCCAGGATCTGCCCATGAATATCAAATATTCACAGAAGCTGCCGCAAGAGGCGATCTCTGTGAGTGGTGCGCACCTGACTGCAGCACAGGGCAGGAGTCCCGACTCTACCGGCTACCGGATAAATGCCAATATCTCGCAACGCGAGGTGCACCTGATCATAACAACCCTGGAAAAGTACAAGGACATAGCCCTCGCCTGTGAGGCGCTCGGCGTTTCCAGAGCGACTTTTTACCGTAAGTGCAAAGCCCATGGGATTACGCCGAGTGACTATATTTAGTCAAAAGTCCAGGTTGCCCAGGTTCACCAACCGGGCATTACTTGATCTATTGAAAAAATTCCCAATCCCACCGAAAAACTCGGTGGGATTTCTTATTTTTGCTTGCAGAGGTCAGGTTTTGACAAGGCGTTTATGGGTGTTAGTATTGCCAATAAGAAGCTCGCGCTGAACACAGAAAGCTGCCGGATATTTCCCCCTTTCCCGCGGGAAGGCCATAAGTCATGAAAGATATCCCAAAGAAAAATGCACCTTCCAAGCTCAGTCTTATTCTAACCATCCTCAAAAGTTCAATAACGCATTTAGGTCTTGTTCTGACCCTGCTCTTTTCCCTTACAATCATATTGATTTTCACCTATTTCACGACTTATCAGTCAGCCAAGGAACAGATATTGGATGTAGGCGGTGAAATGTTCACCAAGGTAGTAAAGGACGTAATCGGTTTTATGGAGATGATGGACGCGAGGGTAAAAGCCGGCGAAATAACGCTTGCGGAGGCGCAAGATCTCGTCCGTACGTATGTTAATGGACCAAAGAAACCGGATGGCAACAGGGATATATCAAAATCGAAGATGTCAGTGGACGATTACATGTATGTATGGGCTTCTTCCTATAAGCATGATAGAGGCACGCTAACGATGCATCCGTTCAATGTGGAAGGGGTCAACGAGTGGAATTATCAAGTGAAAGGCCGCTATACGATTCGAGAATCCTGGTCAAATATTAATAATACCGGCCGTGTTTTCCGCCAGCTGTGGAAAAACCCGGGAGAACCCGTTTACACATTTATCGCTTATCAGGAGTATTTCGAGCCTTGGGATTGGATTGTGGGATGTGGCGGAAGAGAAGAGATCATATATGAAAGAAGATTAGGGGGGTTGAAAGGAAAGTTCTTGATAGTAGGCGCGATCTTTTTGTTAATTTCTACCATCCATGTTTACTCTTTCACACGCGTGGAAATCGCTCGCAGGGAGAGAGAGGAGGAAGTCAGGAAATTAAACAAAGAGCTTGAGCAGCGAGTGAAGGAACGAACGGCACAGCTGGAAGCCACGAACAAGGAGCTCGATGCCTTTGCTTACTCCGTCTCCCACGACCTGCGGGCTCCGTTGCGCGCCATTGACGGATTCAGCGCTGCTCTGCTGGAGGATTACAGGGACAAACTGGATGATGAGGGAAGAAAATACCTTCGCTACGTCCAGGAGGGAAGTCACGAGATGAGTGATCTCATCGACGGGCTTTTG
This genomic window contains:
- a CDS encoding cache domain-containing protein, with product MKDIPKKNAPSKLSLILTILKSSITHLGLVLTLLFSLTIILIFTYFTTYQSAKEQILDVGGEMFTKVVKDVIGFMEMMDARVKAGEITLAEAQDLVRTYVNGPKKPDGNRDISKSKMSVDDYMYVWASSYKHDRGTLTMHPFNVEGVNEWNYQVKGRYTIRESWSNINNTGRVFRQLWKNPGEPVYTFIAYQEYFEPWDWIVGCGGREEIIYERRLGGLKGKFLIVGAIFLLISTIHVYSFTRVEIARREREEEVRKLNKELEQRVKERTAQLEATNKELDAFAYSVSHDLRAPLRAIDGFSAALLEDYRDKLDDEGRKYLRYVQEGSHEMSDLIDGLLKLSRSTRGGIAPERVDLSAMAVMVAEELRKAEPDRRVTIHIAPGVEAFADHRLLWVVMENLLGNAWKYTSQRADGRIELGVAEQQGKDVYFVRDNGAGFDMAYADKLFLPFQRLHKTSEFPGIGIGLATVERIIHRHDGRIWAQAAVGEGATFYFTLGLERNDDEKSNYSLGGGQSQG